The following DNA comes from Theileria parva strain Muguga chromosome 3 map unlocalized ctg_531, whole genome shotgun sequence.
GAAAGCTTTGAGCGGTTCTAATCTTGGGCGTAGGAGGTGATTTCCGCTGAAACTGGAGCATAAAATCGTCCTTTTCCCCAAGCTCAGGATGCCTGTAAGACACATCACTGGCCCTCACCATGTCATCAAACATTAAGTTCACACGCTCTAACATCTTCTCACGCCGTTTCTTCTCTTTATTTGAGGTGAGGGAAGATTCCTCGTCACTGGAAACCTCAGATAACACATAGTCAGAATCCTCAGAATCCGAACCAAACTCAGCCTCCAAAATCGTCGTCATACGCCCGTAAAATTTTTcaaacaatttattttattcaaataattaataatatttattaaattttaagagATAATTGTGTTATTTTGAGAGTTGTATGGTTAGTGATTGTTGATGTGagtaattaattttcaacTGTGAATCCTTCATCTTTGAGGCATTTGTTGTGTGCTTCGatgaattttttacattGTTCCTGGCCGTTTTGGGCGATGCAGTCGTCTCTGGCCTGTTTAGTCTCCTTGCAAACGCAGCAGATGTGTTTCCCGGATTTGGAAGTCTGATTCTGTTGATTTTTCAAGTCGCAAGAACCCTTTTTGCAAAAAAAATCCCTTACCCtgttaaaatatgataacATTACCACAAATTTACCACAAATTTACCACAAATTTACCACAAATGTTATCacaaatttttatagtGTCAAGATTTTAGTTTGCagaaaataagtaaaattctccagttaaattaatttatacttaaatttcagatgattatttttagcAATATTAGTTTGTAGTGTGAATCATgaaatgttaattaaattatcatattttattcttccaaacgttaattttaaaggaaATGAATTAATTTCTCACACTTTctcattttttacacttttttacacatttctcaatttttacacattttcaaattcttacacatttttacacatttctcaatttttacacattttcaatttcttacacatttt
Coding sequences within:
- a CDS encoding Cytochrome C oxidase copper chaperone (COX17) family protein, encoding MLSYFNRVRDFFCKKGSCDLKNQQNQTSKSGKHICCVCKETKQARDDCIAQNGQEQCKKFIEAHNKCLKDEGFTVEN